Part of the Acidobacteriota bacterium genome is shown below.
CATTCTGCGTCTCGATCCACAGCGCCGTCCCGCCCGTCTGCTCGGCGAACAGCGCGAAAGTGACACCGCGCGCTCATGCCTTTACCTCCGTGTCCTCTGCGCCCTCCGCGGTTAAGACGTTTCCGCTGAATTGAATCTGCCCCGGCACAGACAAGTTCTCCGCCGCGGGCAATGCGGTGGCCATCGGGGACAAAACCATAAGTATCGCCAGGGTAATTTCGGCCAGGGTTGTTGCGATGCGTGAGGAACTGGAATTTAGGGTGCGGATGCGCATGAGAGTCGCTCTCCTTTGAATGTACTTCTTCACTTGATTCCCAAAATGTAGCTGATAGAGATTCCCGCCGCCGAAATCAATTGGCGTCGAGGGAGCCATTATCCTTCAGACTGAGCATTGTGAAACGGAAATGCTAGTTTTAATTTCGCAGGCCCAGTACGTATAGGCCCACGCGCCTTTAGGAAAAGTTTGACTCGTCGGGCACCGCCGCGCCGGACCCAGATGACAGATTCACCAAATAATCAGAATTTGCGGCTGGGTGGGACCGCCAAAAAGAGCGTGTGCAAGGGCGGGGAAGAGATCGATAATTACATAAGAGTTATTATCAGACTCGAAAACGGGCGATTTGGAGGTTTGATTTTTGGTTGCAGGCAGGCGCCCCATTGGGGTGGTCGTTTGTGGTCAATTTGGAAAAAACCATGAACGTGTGCAATTTTGGTTTTGCCGACAATTTGGTCAAGTTGTCAGCCTCAAGAATGGTGTGAATGGTATTCTTAAATGGCCATGGAAACTCCAAAACAGGCGCTGGGAAATTTGACGGTCATCGAGTTTGCTTCGTTCGCCGCGGGACCGTGCGTGGGGAAGTATCTGGCGAATCACGGAGCGTATGTGGTGAAGGTGGAGTCGCGCCGCGCCCTCGATGGATTTCGCACACACTATCCGCCGTTCAAGGACAATATCGTCGGCGTAAACCGTAGCGGTGTCTTCGCCATGAACAACGATGGCGTAAAGAGCGTAGAGATGGATCTGAAGACTCCGCAAGGTCTGGAGCGGGCGTGCGCTCTGGTGGCCGGGGCCGATGTGGTTATTGAGAATTTTACGCCCGGCACAATGGCGCGGCTGGGTTTGGGCTATGAGGAATTGCGCGCGCTTAATCCGCGATTGGTGATGCTGAGCACCTGCAATCTGGGGCAGAGCGGGCCGCGCGCGCAACATCCAGGATTTGGATCGCAGCTAACGTCGCTGTGTGGATTCACAAGTTTAATTGGCACGGCGGATCGCACGCCAGCCATTGTTTATGGGCCTTATATCGACTACATTGCGGTTGGGTTCGCGTACATTGCCATACTCGCCGCGTTGGAGTTTCGTCGGCGGACCGGGCGCGGGCAGTATGTTGATCTGGCGCAGTATGAGAGCGGAGTGCATTTTGTTGCGCCGGGAATATTGCAGTCGCAGTTAACGGGAATGTCGCCGGGGCGATGTGGAAATCAGGACGAGACTGCCGCGCCGCACAACGCTTTTCCCTGCGCCGAGACGGATAGCTGGTGCGTTATCAGCGTTCATGATGATGACGAGTGGGGGAGGTTGATCGAGACGCTCGGGAGCCCCGCGTGGGCCCAAAGCGGGCGGTTCGCCACGCAACTCGCGCGCCAGGAATCAGCGGCGGAATTAGACCGTTTGTTGGCGGCTGAGACCATCCACTATGACGCGCTATCGTTGATGGAAAAGTTACAGCGCCATCGCGTCCACGCGGCTCGAGTAAGCAATATGCGAGAGTTGTTTTCTGATCCACAACTCCAGCACCGTGAGCACTGGGCGTTAGTCAATCATCCTGAGGTTGGCCAGCATCATGTGCCGATGCCGGCATATCAATTAGCGGAGACTCCACGTCTGCCGGCGACCGCACCCCCATTGCTTTTTGAGAACAGTCCGGCAGGACGATAGCTCTTTTCTAGAGTCATTAAATATCTTGCAACTGATTGTATCAGTGCTAGATACAGCAATAAGAGAAAGTTTCTATATATGACATAATATATATTATCAGACGTTGTTAATTTGGTGGTGGTAGGAAAATTGCAGTTTGTTGTTTGTGGTTTCAGCTAGATACTGCTGTTTATGGTCCTTATCCTTCAATTAATAAGCTGTAGTTCCATCATAAAGTGATAGTTACCAGTTGGATCTATTTGAAGTCCTGCTATCCGTTCATCGTAAACGGCGACGTTATCCAAATACCAAAGATGGATGTATGGCAAGTCTTGATTCAATAACGATTGCAACTTGAGATAAGCATCACGACGTTCCGCAAGATTACTCGTCATACGTCCACGCTCGATCAGCTTGTCGGCATTGGGGTTGTGATATCTGCCCCGATTAGCTCCGGCAGGTGGAGTCTTTTCAGAGTGAAACAAGTATTCGAAAATGTCCGGATCGTTATTTCCTCCAATCCAGCGCAAGGAAAACAGATCAAAGTTTCCCTTGGTGATGTCTGAATAGAAAGTCGCGAATTCATAGGATCGAATCTCTATCTTTACTCCAATCTTGCGCAATTGATCTTGCAGTACGGCTGATAGTTCCCGTCCGGCTTGATCGGTTGAAGTTTTCATCACCAATGTAAGCCTACTGCCGTCCCCGCCCGTGTGATACCCAGCCCTCTCCAGCAGATCGATAGCACGTTGTGGGTCGTAC
Proteins encoded:
- a CDS encoding CoA transferase; this encodes MAMETPKQALGNLTVIEFASFAAGPCVGKYLANHGAYVVKVESRRALDGFRTHYPPFKDNIVGVNRSGVFAMNNDGVKSVEMDLKTPQGLERACALVAGADVVIENFTPGTMARLGLGYEELRALNPRLVMLSTCNLGQSGPRAQHPGFGSQLTSLCGFTSLIGTADRTPAIVYGPYIDYIAVGFAYIAILAALEFRRRTGRGQYVDLAQYESGVHFVAPGILQSQLTGMSPGRCGNQDETAAPHNAFPCAETDSWCVISVHDDDEWGRLIETLGSPAWAQSGRFATQLARQESAAELDRLLAAETIHYDALSLMEKLQRHRVHAARVSNMRELFSDPQLQHREHWALVNHPEVGQHHVPMPAYQLAETPRLPATAPPLLFENSPAGR